Proteins from a genomic interval of Tenacibaculum sp. SZ-18:
- a CDS encoding sensor histidine kinase, with translation MSLHFNKENYKSIPLKYHFLFWICYFTFNIIRWGSYFNDYYYSLKSNLVEFPIHIALVYTNIYYFIPKFLVKKQYKTYILCLFLSLGIVYIIRTGLIYFLVTENIWPEASGNQKAFTFNHIVAVIIGELYVVALVTTIKLTVVWINQRKYVEELSKVNLQTELKFLRMQIQPHFFFNTLNSLYSLTLDKSDEAPEVVLKLSNIMEYVIYEAKENKVKLIKEVHLIENYVDLQTIRRSNDIDLKIETAGDLEKAAIPPLVLLSFIENSFKHGKKDDDFYIHIFIERKKDGDIFFSIENNYVSFESEKKLNGVGNDNVKRRLELLYGENYDLNITQDKAKFKVELLILNKDKLK, from the coding sequence ATGAGCTTACATTTCAATAAAGAAAACTACAAATCAATTCCGTTAAAATATCATTTTTTATTTTGGATTTGCTACTTTACTTTCAACATAATTAGGTGGGGAAGTTATTTTAATGATTACTATTATTCTCTGAAATCAAACCTTGTTGAATTCCCAATACACATTGCTTTAGTTTATACTAATATATACTATTTTATCCCCAAGTTTTTAGTAAAGAAGCAATATAAAACCTATATACTTTGTTTATTTCTTTCATTAGGAATAGTCTATATAATTCGAACTGGTTTAATTTATTTTTTGGTTACCGAAAACATATGGCCAGAGGCTTCTGGGAATCAAAAAGCATTCACATTTAATCATATTGTTGCAGTAATTATTGGTGAACTTTATGTTGTTGCATTAGTAACTACTATTAAATTAACTGTAGTTTGGATCAATCAAAGAAAGTATGTTGAAGAATTATCAAAGGTGAATTTACAAACAGAATTGAAGTTTTTACGGATGCAAATTCAACCTCATTTTTTCTTTAATACGTTAAACAGTTTATACTCTTTAACATTAGATAAATCGGACGAAGCTCCTGAAGTTGTTTTAAAGCTATCAAACATTATGGAATATGTAATTTATGAAGCAAAAGAAAACAAAGTAAAACTTATAAAAGAAGTTCACCTTATTGAAAATTATGTTGATTTACAAACAATACGTCGCTCTAATGATATTGATTTAAAAATTGAAACAGCTGGAGATTTAGAAAAAGCAGCAATTCCTCCTTTAGTACTCTTATCTTTCATTGAAAACAGCTTTAAGCATGGTAAAAAAGATGATGATTTTTATATCCATATTTTTATAGAAAGGAAAAAAGATGGAGATATCTTTTTTTCTATAGAAAATAATTATGTAAGTTTCGAATCAGAAAAAAAATTAAATGGTGTTGGAAACGACAATGTGAAAAGAAGGCTAGAATTATTGTATGGAGAAAATTATGATTTAAACATCACGCAGGATAAGGCTAAATTTAAAGTAGAGCTACTTATTTTAAATAAGGACAAATTAAAATGA
- the nagB gene encoding glucosamine-6-phosphate deaminase: protein MIVKAKKNNTKSLSFKPAGQFEETRFEKIHNVIFDNSEKASKEVAFEIAELIQQKAAEGAMCVLGLATGSSPIKVYEELVRFHKEDKLSFSNVITFNLDEYFPMQSDDLQSYYHFMHEHLFNHVDILPENINIPDGTISPEDIYQYCIDYELKIKSLGGLDFQLLGIGRTGHIGFNEPGSHYNSGTRVITLDHITREDAASAFLGIDNVPKKAITMGINTIKNAKRIVLLAWGLNKAKVVQKTIEGEVTSQIPATYLQEHKNTTFILDEEASAELIRIKTPWLVTSCVWTDELKKKAVFWLSEKVNKPILKLTDKDYNEYGMSGLIAKEGSAYDLNIDIFNKLQHTITGWPGGKPNADDSNRPERAFPSKKRVIIFSPHPDDDVISMGGTFDRLVQQGHEVHIAYQTSGNIAVTDEDARKFAETALTLTSDTNKIQDILKNIQNKKLNAVDSKEVRALKGTIRRTESLAATRYLEVPDTNVHFMNLPFYETGTVKKNNLSEKDIEIMCNLIDEIKPHQIYAAGDLADPHGTHKVCLDALFLALERMKHDESVKDCWVWLYRGAWFEWDSHEIDMAVPMSPDQVIKKRNAIFFHQSQKDKVMFRGDDSREFWVRAEDRNRLTAKKYHQLGMADYAAIEAFKRYYF from the coding sequence ATGATTGTAAAAGCAAAAAAGAACAATACCAAAAGTTTATCCTTTAAGCCAGCAGGTCAATTCGAAGAAACTCGTTTTGAAAAAATTCATAATGTAATTTTTGATAACTCTGAAAAAGCATCGAAGGAAGTTGCTTTTGAAATAGCAGAATTAATTCAGCAAAAAGCAGCAGAAGGTGCTATGTGTGTTTTAGGACTAGCAACTGGTTCTTCTCCAATAAAAGTGTATGAAGAGTTAGTTCGCTTTCATAAGGAAGACAAGTTAAGTTTTTCAAATGTGATTACTTTTAATTTAGATGAATATTTTCCAATGCAATCAGATGATTTACAAAGTTATTATCATTTTATGCATGAGCATTTATTCAATCATGTCGATATTCTTCCTGAAAATATTAATATTCCAGATGGTACAATTTCACCAGAAGATATTTACCAATATTGTATAGATTATGAATTAAAAATTAAATCGTTAGGTGGTTTAGATTTTCAATTATTAGGAATTGGAAGAACTGGTCATATTGGTTTTAATGAACCAGGTTCACACTACAACTCTGGAACAAGAGTGATTACATTAGATCATATCACAAGAGAAGATGCTGCTTCAGCTTTTTTAGGAATTGATAATGTTCCGAAAAAAGCAATCACTATGGGAATAAACACCATAAAAAACGCTAAAAGAATTGTTCTTCTAGCTTGGGGTTTGAATAAAGCAAAAGTTGTTCAAAAAACTATTGAAGGAGAGGTAACCTCTCAAATTCCAGCAACGTATTTACAAGAGCACAAAAACACAACATTTATTTTAGATGAAGAGGCAAGTGCCGAATTAATAAGAATAAAGACACCATGGTTAGTTACTTCTTGTGTTTGGACGGATGAGTTGAAGAAGAAGGCCGTCTTTTGGTTAAGTGAAAAGGTAAACAAACCAATTCTAAAACTTACGGATAAAGATTATAATGAATATGGAATGTCTGGATTGATAGCAAAAGAAGGAAGTGCTTACGATTTAAACATTGATATATTCAATAAATTACAACATACAATTACAGGTTGGCCTGGTGGCAAACCTAATGCTGATGATTCTAATAGACCTGAAAGAGCATTCCCCTCAAAAAAAAGAGTTATAATTTTCAGTCCTCATCCTGATGATGATGTAATTTCAATGGGAGGTACATTTGATCGATTAGTCCAACAAGGTCATGAGGTTCATATTGCATATCAAACATCAGGTAATATCGCTGTAACCGATGAAGATGCACGAAAGTTTGCTGAAACAGCTTTAACATTAACCTCCGATACAAATAAAATTCAAGATATTCTAAAAAACATTCAAAACAAAAAATTAAATGCTGTTGACTCTAAAGAGGTTAGGGCTTTAAAAGGAACAATTCGAAGAACAGAATCTTTAGCAGCTACAAGATATTTGGAAGTTCCAGATACGAATGTTCATTTTATGAATCTTCCTTTTTACGAAACAGGTACTGTTAAAAAGAATAATCTATCTGAAAAAGACATCGAAATCATGTGTAACTTAATTGATGAAATAAAACCTCATCAGATTTACGCAGCTGGTGATTTAGCTGATCCTCATGGAACACATAAAGTTTGTTTAGATGCCTTGTTTTTAGCATTGGAAAGAATGAAACACGACGAATCTGTCAAAGATTGTTGGGTTTGGTTGTATAGAGGTGCTTGGTTTGAATGGGATTCTCATGAAATTGATATGGCAGTTCCAATGAGTCCAGATCAAGTGATAAAAAAACGTAACGCTATTTTCTTTCATCAATCTCAAAAAGACAAAGTAATGTTTAGAGGTGATGATTCAAGAGAGTTTTGGGTAAGAGCTGAAGATAGAAACAGACTTACAGCAAAAAAATATCATCAATTAGGAATGGCAGATTATGCTGCTATTGAAGCATTTAAACGTTATTATTTTTAA
- a CDS encoding beta-N-acetylhexosaminidase, producing MKVFSILLVAFSSFTLSFNSCFSQELLNEKLDLMPWPKEITSNGSITKLDENFTISINNKGSRVYNAATKFLRNLANKTGVFINEGFPFYNRENATLSLVFKEVADLSINTDESYELVVKNNKIELTAKTDVGIVRGLSTLLQLIKSDGSNYNFEGFYVKDAPRFKWRGLMIDVSRHFQPVDLIKRNLDAMAYVKMNVFHWHLSDDQGFRIESKRYPKLHQQGSDGVYYTHEQIKDVVAYANNLGIRVIPEIDVPGHAAAILAAYPELGSNDNYDYKIVRDSGVFDPTLNPTKPEVYTFLDNLFKEVTPLFPDEYFHIGGDENEGKHWDSNVEIQKFKKKYRLDTNHDLQTYFNIKLEKILRKYGKKLVGWDEIRTPSMPKSAIIHSWRGKNEGFENGTLIPALKNGYHAILSNDYYIDRMLSVEHYYNCDPIANANLTKEEEDRVLGGEVTMWSELVTPLTIDSRIWPRTAAIAERFWSSKHITNVENMRKRLDKVNHELERIGLTHIRNIDVILRNISDNQEILSLKILSRISEPLKVYQRNKGGIEYKTFSPFTLFADACSADAPDAYAFKKVVSAYKLNSNSSNAENVSLFLNKWEKGYLNFKELHHSPNLVGLNFHYKNLAEISVHLNKAIKSGKYSEKDKERIDSLLNEIATPFVDVEIVIIDSLKTLSNHLNQKFGLRENVHK from the coding sequence ATGAAAGTATTTTCAATTTTATTAGTAGCTTTTTCTTCTTTTACTCTTTCTTTTAATTCATGTTTTTCTCAAGAATTATTAAATGAAAAGCTCGATTTAATGCCTTGGCCAAAGGAAATTACATCTAATGGAAGTATCACAAAGTTAGATGAGAATTTTACTATTAGCATCAATAACAAAGGAAGCAGGGTTTATAACGCTGCGACCAAATTTCTTAGAAATTTAGCTAATAAAACGGGTGTTTTTATCAACGAAGGATTTCCTTTTTATAATCGTGAAAATGCAACGTTAAGTTTAGTTTTTAAGGAGGTGGCAGATTTGTCTATAAATACTGACGAGTCTTATGAGTTAGTAGTAAAGAATAATAAAATTGAATTAACGGCAAAAACAGATGTTGGAATTGTTAGAGGATTGTCTACACTATTACAATTAATTAAAAGTGACGGGAGTAACTATAATTTTGAAGGGTTTTATGTAAAAGATGCTCCTCGATTTAAATGGCGAGGCCTTATGATTGATGTGTCTCGTCATTTTCAACCTGTCGATTTAATTAAGCGAAATTTAGATGCGATGGCTTATGTCAAAATGAATGTGTTTCATTGGCATTTGTCAGATGATCAAGGGTTTAGAATTGAGTCGAAACGCTATCCGAAGCTACATCAACAGGGTTCGGATGGAGTATATTATACACATGAACAAATTAAAGATGTAGTGGCCTACGCTAATAACTTAGGAATTCGAGTTATTCCAGAAATTGATGTTCCTGGTCATGCGGCGGCAATTTTAGCAGCCTATCCAGAATTAGGAAGTAATGATAATTACGATTATAAAATAGTAAGAGATTCCGGAGTTTTTGATCCCACATTAAATCCTACTAAACCCGAAGTATATACGTTTTTAGATAATTTATTTAAGGAAGTAACTCCTTTGTTTCCAGACGAATATTTTCATATCGGTGGGGATGAAAATGAAGGTAAGCATTGGGATTCGAATGTAGAAATTCAAAAATTTAAAAAGAAATATAGGTTAGATACTAATCATGACTTACAAACATATTTCAATATAAAGCTTGAGAAAATATTAAGGAAATACGGAAAAAAATTAGTTGGATGGGATGAAATAAGAACTCCAAGTATGCCTAAAAGTGCTATTATTCATTCTTGGAGAGGAAAGAATGAAGGTTTTGAAAATGGAACATTAATTCCCGCACTTAAGAACGGTTATCACGCGATTTTATCTAATGATTATTATATTGATAGAATGTTATCTGTTGAACACTATTATAATTGTGATCCTATCGCAAATGCCAACTTAACAAAAGAAGAGGAAGATAGAGTACTTGGAGGTGAAGTGACCATGTGGAGTGAGTTGGTAACACCGTTAACTATTGATAGTCGTATTTGGCCAAGAACAGCAGCCATAGCAGAACGATTTTGGTCTTCAAAGCATATTACGAATGTTGAGAATATGCGAAAACGACTAGATAAAGTAAATCATGAACTGGAAAGAATAGGTTTAACTCATATCCGAAATATTGATGTAATTCTGAGGAATATTTCGGACAATCAGGAGATTTTATCTTTAAAAATTTTATCGCGAATTTCTGAGCCATTAAAAGTTTATCAAAGAAATAAAGGTGGGATAGAGTATAAAACCTTTTCCCCATTTACGTTGTTTGCAGATGCATGTTCGGCAGATGCTCCCGATGCGTATGCATTTAAAAAAGTTGTATCGGCATATAAGTTAAATTCAAATTCGAGTAATGCTGAGAATGTTTCATTATTCTTGAATAAATGGGAGAAAGGCTATCTCAATTTTAAAGAGCTACATCATTCGCCAAATTTAGTAGGATTAAATTTTCACTATAAGAATCTTGCTGAAATATCTGTTCATCTCAATAAAGCCATTAAAAGCGGAAAATACTCAGAGAAAGACAAAGAAAGAATTGATAGTTTACTAAATGAAATAGCAACTCCATTTGTAGATGTGGAAATAGTAATTATTGATTCCTTAAAAACACTTTCAAATCATTTAAATCAAAAATTTGGTTTAAGGGAGAACGTTCATAAATAA
- a CDS encoding SusC/RagA family TonB-linked outer membrane protein, translated as MKKILLLLCFSLMSFWGINAQTKISGKVTSKMDGEPLPGVNVVIKGTNKGVETDFDGQYSIEAKSGDTLEFSFIGMETFRVKVGNNNIINVELQEGNVLDEVVVTALGIKKEKKALTYSAQEVSGDELTKVKQTNPLNSLSGKSAGITINRSSSGLGGTAKVVLRGNASTSNNDPLYVIDGIPMLNQGNGSNGSEPGTDIFGSQTGNRDGGDAMSLINPDDIQSITVLKGSSASALYGSQGANGVILITTKKGKEGKLSVNVNSSITMDEVMSLPKLQSEYQSASVNNPIAENGRVSDPKSWGSRASGLSNDAEGFFKTGYTSINALSLTAGNAKAQTYFSFANTLGSGVIPQNRLVRNSLTLRETAKFLNDKIDVSASVNLSDQSIWNRPTNGLYSNPLTGVYLHPVGIDRNIYKDKYEYFDTSRNIYDQFASSFDENIQQNPYWLINRNPSYDKVQRVLANLSLKYQITENFSLQTRGSYDKTFFTFDKRQYAGTDPVNSGDNGRYILEKTENTQQYIDLIANYSRDFGEDISFTGLLGTSLTKFKIGDKLFLDSGRDGNGLNFPNVFTLANFQNTNNIAQSVANREVQSIFGSANIGYKKMLYLDVTGRTDWSSTLVNTNSTSFFYPSVGLTGIFSEMFELPEVINFAKLRVSYAEVGKDIPVYATIPLNSINSTNNGISNAPFAPIPGETLEPERQKSFEIGAEFRLFDNRLGVEFTYYDTKTLNQIFFIQAAPNPQGYTQNIVNAGEITNKGIELVINGKPIVTDNFTWNSTLNFAQNENKVVSVHPSLQNGEAIITGRGVNGYEFSLIEGEDFGSIKARSLVRDENGVPVVNSSGTLQSTDFTTVAHAQPDFTLGWNNSFTFKDFSFSFLIDGKFGGNVVSVTEAVNDKYGVSQATADARNTNGGQINVVDENGVASQITAQEYYNAIGGRDGMLGEYVYDATNVSLRELSIGYKLPIKSDFFESIRLSLIANNLFFLYKEAPFDPNITASTGLGLQGVDIFNQPSTRSLGLNVNINF; from the coding sequence ATGAAAAAAATACTATTACTGCTATGTTTTTCGTTGATGTCTTTTTGGGGGATAAATGCTCAAACTAAAATATCAGGTAAGGTAACATCTAAAATGGATGGTGAACCTTTACCAGGAGTAAACGTAGTAATTAAAGGAACAAATAAAGGTGTAGAAACAGATTTTGACGGACAATATTCAATCGAAGCAAAATCTGGAGATACTTTAGAATTTTCATTCATTGGAATGGAAACCTTTAGAGTTAAAGTTGGAAACAATAACATAATTAATGTAGAATTACAAGAAGGAAACGTACTTGACGAAGTTGTTGTAACTGCATTAGGAATTAAGAAAGAGAAAAAGGCTTTAACATATTCTGCACAAGAAGTTAGCGGAGATGAATTAACAAAAGTAAAGCAAACGAATCCTTTAAATAGTTTATCGGGTAAATCAGCTGGTATTACTATCAACAGAAGTTCGTCAGGATTAGGAGGAACAGCCAAAGTTGTTTTAAGAGGTAACGCTTCCACTTCCAATAATGATCCGCTTTATGTTATAGACGGAATTCCAATGTTAAATCAAGGGAATGGTTCTAATGGATCAGAACCTGGAACAGATATCTTTGGTAGCCAAACTGGTAATAGAGATGGAGGAGATGCAATGTCGTTGATTAATCCAGATGATATTCAATCTATAACAGTATTAAAAGGTTCTTCGGCTTCTGCATTATATGGTAGTCAAGGTGCAAATGGTGTAATATTAATTACAACTAAAAAGGGAAAAGAAGGGAAGTTGTCAGTGAATGTAAATTCTAGTATAACGATGGATGAAGTAATGTCTTTACCAAAGTTGCAGTCCGAGTATCAATCGGCTTCAGTTAATAATCCAATAGCTGAAAATGGTAGGGTTTCTGATCCAAAATCGTGGGGTAGTAGAGCTTCAGGTTTGTCGAATGATGCAGAAGGTTTTTTCAAAACAGGATATACTTCAATAAATGCTTTATCATTAACAGCTGGAAATGCAAAAGCACAAACTTATTTTTCATTTGCTAATACTTTAGGTTCTGGTGTGATTCCACAAAATAGATTAGTAAGAAATTCATTAACATTAAGAGAAACAGCAAAATTTTTGAATGATAAAATAGATGTTTCTGCTAGCGTTAATTTATCTGATCAATCTATATGGAATAGACCAACCAATGGTTTGTATTCTAATCCACTTACGGGAGTATATCTGCATCCAGTTGGTATTGATAGAAATATTTATAAGGACAAATACGAATATTTTGATACCTCAAGAAATATTTACGATCAGTTTGCATCTTCTTTTGATGAGAATATTCAACAAAACCCATATTGGTTAATTAATAGAAATCCAAGTTATGATAAGGTACAACGAGTACTAGCAAACTTATCGCTAAAATATCAGATTACAGAGAATTTCTCATTACAAACTAGAGGAAGTTATGATAAAACATTCTTCACTTTTGATAAGCGTCAGTATGCGGGAACAGATCCAGTTAATTCAGGAGATAATGGTAGATATATTTTAGAAAAAACAGAGAACACACAACAATATATCGATCTTATTGCAAATTATTCACGTGATTTTGGTGAAGACATTAGTTTTACAGGATTATTAGGAACAAGTTTAACTAAGTTTAAAATTGGAGATAAATTATTCTTAGATTCAGGTAGAGATGGCAATGGACTTAATTTCCCGAATGTATTTACATTAGCTAATTTTCAAAACACAAATAACATAGCACAGTCAGTTGCCAATAGAGAAGTACAATCTATTTTTGGTTCAGCAAATATTGGCTACAAGAAAATGTTATATTTAGATGTAACAGGAAGAACAGATTGGTCTTCAACATTAGTAAATACTAATAGTACTTCTTTCTTTTATCCATCTGTTGGTTTAACAGGAATATTCTCAGAAATGTTCGAGTTACCAGAAGTTATCAATTTTGCAAAACTTAGAGTTTCTTATGCAGAAGTAGGTAAGGATATTCCAGTGTATGCAACCATTCCATTAAATTCTATAAATTCAACGAATAACGGTATCAGTAATGCTCCTTTTGCGCCAATCCCAGGGGAAACTTTAGAGCCAGAAAGACAAAAGTCTTTTGAAATTGGTGCTGAATTTAGATTATTCGATAATCGTTTAGGAGTTGAGTTTACGTATTATGATACTAAAACATTAAACCAGATTTTCTTTATACAAGCCGCACCAAATCCACAAGGATACACTCAAAATATTGTAAATGCAGGAGAAATTACAAATAAAGGTATAGAATTGGTTATTAATGGAAAACCTATTGTAACGGATAACTTTACTTGGAACTCTACTTTAAATTTTGCCCAAAATGAAAATAAGGTAGTATCAGTACATCCTTCATTACAAAACGGGGAAGCAATTATAACAGGTAGAGGTGTAAATGGCTATGAATTTTCTTTAATAGAAGGAGAAGATTTTGGAAGTATTAAAGCCAGATCTTTAGTGAGAGACGAAAATGGAGTTCCAGTAGTTAATAGCTCAGGAACACTTCAGTCAACCGATTTCACAACAGTGGCTCACGCTCAACCTGATTTTACCTTAGGGTGGAATAACTCTTTTACCTTTAAAGACTTTTCATTTTCATTTTTGATTGATGGTAAGTTTGGAGGAAATGTTGTGAGTGTTACTGAAGCAGTAAATGATAAATATGGGGTTTCTCAAGCTACTGCAGATGCCAGAAACACAAATGGAGGACAAATAAATGTTGTGGATGAAAACGGAGTTGCTTCACAAATTACTGCGCAAGAATACTATAATGCAATTGGAGGTCGCGACGGAATGTTAGGAGAATATGTATATGATGCAACTAATGTGAGTTTAAGAGAATTATCTATAGGATATAAATTACCAATCAAATCTGATTTCTTCGAAAGTATTAGATTATCATTAATAGCAAATAATTTGTTTTTCTTATATAAAGAAGCTCCTTTTGATCCTAATATCACTGCAAGTACTGGTTTAGGACTTCAGGGTGTAGATATCTTTAATCAGCCGTCAACAAGAAGTTTAGGCTTAAATGTTAATATTAATTTTTAA
- a CDS encoding SusD/RagB family nutrient-binding outer membrane lipoprotein, producing MKNNIKYIKLFIIVIIFNACTGDFENINTNPNGISQESLTQLNNHIGSRFTPIFANIIRNEPAWNYQLQHGLNGDVFSGYMTSPTPFAGNINNQTYALVDGWNAFVWIDAYDGSGGNGVMPFVREIKNQVAISNSDGGEKFVYLANIMRVMAMHRVADVFGPIRYSQFDDFDTTGKYDSQEIAYKAFFEDLDEAIDGLKEFEGNEQFIPFDQSQLGGDIASWRAFANSLRLRLAIRVSNVDGNLAKTEGEKALTSDAGFLSSDMVINTPGFRHPIATISGTWNDICMSAEMEVILKGFNDGRAERYFNVPADASLGDYKGIRQGIDITSKSQYASHSLIGAVVDTETKTWMTVAEIYFLKAEAGLRNWAGAGDVKSNYDDGIRASFNQHGIANAETYLTDNTSTPNNFVDAIDSNNNINYGSDVKIAFDNSATNEYKLEQIITQKWIAMFPDGQEAWSEFRRTGYPRIFPVVLNNSGGNIDTNIQIRRINFVNSEVNTNLENVEEARTFLKGSDNGGTRLWWDTGSNNF from the coding sequence ATGAAGAATAATATAAAATATATAAAGCTTTTTATAATTGTAATTATTTTCAACGCTTGTACGGGTGACTTTGAAAATATAAATACAAACCCTAATGGTATTTCTCAAGAGAGTTTAACCCAATTAAATAACCATATTGGATCAAGGTTTACTCCAATTTTTGCAAATATTATACGAAATGAACCAGCTTGGAATTATCAATTACAGCATGGTTTAAATGGAGATGTGTTTTCAGGCTACATGACAAGTCCAACTCCATTTGCAGGAAATATAAACAATCAAACCTACGCCTTGGTTGATGGCTGGAACGCTTTTGTTTGGATTGATGCTTACGATGGAAGTGGAGGAAACGGTGTTATGCCTTTTGTTCGAGAAATTAAGAATCAAGTTGCAATATCTAATTCTGATGGCGGAGAAAAATTTGTGTACTTAGCAAATATTATGAGAGTAATGGCAATGCATAGAGTAGCAGATGTATTTGGTCCAATTCGTTATTCTCAGTTTGATGATTTTGATACTACTGGTAAATATGATAGTCAAGAAATTGCGTACAAAGCCTTTTTTGAGGATTTAGATGAGGCAATAGATGGCTTAAAAGAGTTCGAAGGAAATGAGCAGTTTATTCCTTTTGATCAATCTCAATTAGGTGGAGATATCGCTTCATGGAGAGCTTTTGCAAACAGTTTACGATTAAGATTAGCTATTCGTGTTTCGAATGTCGATGGAAACCTTGCAAAAACAGAAGGTGAAAAAGCGTTAACAAGTGATGCAGGTTTTTTATCATCAGATATGGTTATTAATACTCCAGGATTTAGACATCCAATTGCAACCATTAGTGGAACGTGGAATGATATCTGTATGAGTGCAGAAATGGAAGTTATTCTCAAAGGTTTTAATGATGGAAGAGCTGAGAGATACTTTAATGTGCCAGCTGATGCAAGTTTAGGTGACTATAAAGGAATAAGACAGGGAATTGATATTACATCAAAATCCCAATATGCAAGCCATTCTTTGATAGGAGCCGTAGTTGATACGGAAACAAAAACCTGGATGACGGTTGCTGAAATTTATTTCTTGAAGGCTGAAGCTGGACTTAGAAATTGGGCTGGAGCAGGAGATGTTAAGTCAAATTATGATGATGGAATTAGAGCTTCATTCAATCAGCATGGTATTGCCAATGCGGAAACATATTTAACTGATAATACGAGTACACCTAACAATTTTGTTGATGCTATTGATTCAAATAATAACATTAACTATGGTAGTGATGTGAAAATAGCATTTGATAATTCTGCTACAAATGAATACAAGTTAGAGCAAATTATTACACAAAAATGGATAGCAATGTTTCCTGATGGTCAAGAAGCATGGAGTGAATTTAGGAGAACAGGATACCCAAGAATTTTTCCAGTTGTATTAAACAACAGTGGAGGAAATATAGATACCAATATCCAAATTAGAAGAATCAACTTCGTGAATTCTGAAGTGAACACAAATTTAGAAAATGTAGAGGAAGCACGAACTTTCTTAAAGGGTTCGGATAATGGAGGAACTAGGTTATGGTGGGATACTGGGAGTAATAATTTTTAA
- a CDS encoding LytR/AlgR family response regulator transcription factor, with translation MNLNCIIIDDEPLAIRVIENHLKEFKNFSLIGKFNNPVDALPIIENDIVDVIFLDINMSKMNGLAFLRSIPISSYVIITTAYREYAVDSFELDVLDYLVKPIPFNRFMKSINKLNQQIYLRQNAQKTQTDLETFIFLKVDKKLVKIRYQDILYIESLKDYIKVFTIDNSFLVHKSLSSITEELPSKKFIRIHRSYTISLDKVDSVEGNLIEIGNKKITIGRKYISLTRDVILNRE, from the coding sequence ATGAATTTAAACTGTATTATAATTGACGATGAACCTTTGGCTATTAGGGTTATTGAAAACCATTTAAAAGAATTCAAAAACTTCTCACTAATTGGAAAATTTAATAATCCAGTTGATGCTTTACCCATTATAGAAAACGATATAGTAGATGTTATTTTCTTAGATATTAATATGTCTAAAATGAATGGATTGGCTTTTCTTCGAAGTATTCCAATTTCATCCTATGTTATTATCACAACTGCTTACCGAGAATATGCTGTGGATAGTTTTGAATTGGATGTTTTGGATTATTTAGTTAAACCCATTCCATTTAACAGATTTATGAAATCAATCAATAAGTTAAATCAACAAATTTATTTAAGACAAAACGCTCAAAAAACACAAACAGATCTCGAAACCTTTATCTTTTTAAAAGTAGACAAAAAATTAGTAAAAATAAGGTATCAGGATATATTGTATATAGAAAGTTTAAAAGACTATATAAAAGTTTTTACTATTGATAATAGTTTTTTAGTCCATAAATCTTTATCAAGTATTACGGAAGAATTGCCAAGTAAAAAATTTATACGCATTCATAGATCTTATACAATTTCATTAGATAAAGTAGATTCTGTAGAAGGAAATCTTATTGAAATTGGTAATAAAAAAATTACTATTGGCAGAAAATATATCAGTTTAACGAGAGATGTTATTTTAAATAGAGAATAA